From a single Clostridium isatidis genomic region:
- the brxF gene encoding BREX-3 system P-loop-containing protein BrxF produces the protein MEAEKLIYRMTDAVAAAKSKRNKLIIVNTKKVAFEKAIAAIGLDCINLNLLLSEKLLEIPVSKRSRSVDSFIKDLIKSNNMNTLALSNYELLFLPELKQDPMRLFEDLSKERVILIVWEGRYENNSLYYAEPWHREYREYKDLDAIIVQGNI, from the coding sequence ATGGAAGCTGAAAAATTAATTTATAGGATGACAGATGCTGTAGCTGCAGCTAAATCAAAAAGAAATAAACTTATCATTGTTAATACTAAAAAGGTAGCCTTTGAAAAAGCTATAGCGGCAATAGGATTAGATTGTATAAACCTTAATTTATTATTAAGTGAAAAATTACTAGAAATACCTGTTAGTAAAAGAAGTAGAAGTGTAGATAGTTTTATTAAGGACTTAATTAAAAGCAATAATATGAACACTTTAGCCTTAAGTAATTATGAGCTTCTTTTTTTGCCCGAATTAAAACAAGACCCAATGAGACTTTTTGAAGACTTAAGTAAAGAAAGAGTTATCCTTATTGTCTGGGAAGGCAGGTATGAAAATAACAGTTTATATTATGCGGAGCCTTGGCATAGAGAATATAGAGAATATAAAGATTTAGATGCTATAATAGTACAAGGAAATATTTGA
- a CDS encoding reverse transcriptase-like protein, with protein MTEWICKCDASNNEAIGMTIGLQIMNAKTSEEFLFSECIGPFGDSNFAEGQAIIKSLLKLAELCKKDDIITIYGDNQDVIGKVNKIIIRGMKKAKRKPPQYVLNIINLMSNFQNIELKWIPRNLNRKAHYLSQEPFLDKYTEYRSKKINVKYINDNIFLAQSSKDKTIYYTVDLDLCTCTCRFFKLQHWWERKKCKHIIAAENYTNNL; from the coding sequence ATGACCGAATGGATTTGTAAATGTGATGCAAGCAACAATGAAGCAATAGGAATGACTATAGGCCTTCAAATAATGAACGCAAAAACATCAGAAGAGTTTCTTTTTTCTGAATGTATTGGACCTTTTGGGGATTCTAATTTCGCCGAAGGTCAAGCCATTATTAAGTCTTTATTAAAGCTTGCAGAACTTTGTAAAAAGGATGATATTATTACTATCTATGGTGACAACCAAGATGTAATTGGTAAAGTGAATAAAATAATAATTCGAGGCATGAAAAAGGCCAAAAGAAAGCCACCTCAATATGTACTTAATATCATCAATCTTATGTCTAATTTTCAAAATATAGAATTAAAATGGATTCCAAGAAATCTTAATCGCAAAGCTCACTATCTAAGCCAAGAACCATTCTTAGATAAGTACACTGAGTATAGATCAAAGAAAATCAATGTTAAATACATCAACGATAATATTTTTTTAGCTCAAAGTAGTAAAGATAAAACTATATATTATACTGTTGATTTAGATCTTTGCACATGCACCTGCCGCTTCTTTAAATTGCAACATTGGTGGGAAAGAAAAAAGTGTAAGCATATAATTGCTGCTGAAAACTATACAAATAATCTTTAG
- the thiD gene encoding bifunctional hydroxymethylpyrimidine kinase/phosphomethylpyrimidine kinase, protein MIKKVLTIAGSDSSGGAGIQADLKTITVHKMYGMSVITALTAQNTTGVYGILEASPDFVANQIECIFNDIYPDAVKIGMVSNSEIIKVIAEKLTEYKAKNIVVDPVMVATSGSKLISDEAINILVKEIIPLARVITPNIPEAEVLCGFKINNEKDMIEAAKAISKNFKGAVLVKGGHLAKDATDLLYENGNIHWFKTEKINTLNTHGTGCTLSSAIACNLADGKSLAESIEKAKTYLTGALKAGLDLGKGSGPLEHTYSIRS, encoded by the coding sequence ATGATAAAAAAAGTATTAACTATTGCAGGTTCAGATTCTAGTGGTGGAGCTGGAATTCAGGCAGATCTTAAAACTATTACTGTACATAAAATGTATGGCATGAGTGTTATAACTGCCTTAACAGCCCAAAATACAACAGGGGTATATGGGATTTTAGAAGCATCTCCTGATTTTGTGGCAAATCAAATAGAGTGTATATTTAATGATATTTATCCAGACGCGGTTAAAATTGGAATGGTATCTAATAGTGAAATAATTAAAGTAATAGCGGAAAAATTAACTGAATATAAGGCTAAAAATATTGTTGTAGATCCAGTAATGGTTGCTACAAGTGGAAGCAAATTGATTAGTGATGAAGCAATAAACATTCTTGTGAAGGAAATTATTCCTTTAGCTAGAGTTATTACTCCTAATATTCCAGAAGCAGAAGTTTTATGTGGTTTTAAAATTAATAATGAAAAGGACATGATAGAAGCTGCCAAGGCAATTTCAAAAAATTTTAAAGGAGCAGTATTAGTTAAGGGCGGCCATTTAGCTAAGGATGCAACAGATTTACTTTATGAAAATGGAAATATTCATTGGTTTAAGACTGAAAAGATAAATACTTTAAATACTCATGGGACAGGTTGTACTTTATCTTCTGCTATAGCTTGTAACCTTGCTGATGGTAAGAGTTTAGCAGAGAGTATAGAAAAAGCAAAGACCTATTTAACAGGAGCTTTAAAGGCAGGTCTTGATCTTGGAAAGGGAAGCGGACCACTTGAACATACCTACAGTATAAGAAGTTAG